One region of Tamandua tetradactyla isolate mTamTet1 chromosome 6, mTamTet1.pri, whole genome shotgun sequence genomic DNA includes:
- the CBX2 gene encoding chromobox protein homolog 2, whose protein sequence is MEELSSVGEQVFAAECILSKRLRKGKLEYLVKWRGWSSKHNSWEPEENILDPRLLLAFQKKEHEKEAQNRKRGKRPRGRPRKHTVMASCSRRSKLKEPDVPSKSKSSSSSSSSTSSSSSSDEDDDSDLDAKRGPRGRETHPVPQKKAQILVAKPEPKDPVRKKRGRKPLPPEQKAARRPGNLDKVLKTARKDLAAPAGKLPPPLSAPVAGLAALKAHAKETCGGPGSVATPESLASLMKGMASSPARGGISWQSSIVHYMNRVTQGQAEATSRLALKGPAAPKCSLGLDLKVRTQKGELGTNAPGSKVSKAPGGGATEPKAGSTGGAPHMLGGSRVPAGCLCPPPVPSQELSLQVLDLQSIKNGTAGVGMLARQAINAKAIPSAGKGTGGTPSVPPDASKSEKLVSRVTSLPTALGKRDCVKGSAAPGGGGQEAHAASGEARQVAALSELSTGEENSSSDSDPDSALLPSTGQSLSVSVQTSQDWKPTRSLIEQVFVTDVTANLITVTVKESPTSVGFFSLRPY, encoded by the exons ATGGAGGAGCTGAGCAGCGTCGGCGAGCAGGTCTTCGCTGCCGAGTGCATCCTGAGCAAGCGGCTGCGCAAG GGGAAGCTGGAGTACCTGGTGAAGTGGCGCGGCTGGTCTTCCAA ACACAACAGCTGGGAGCCGGAGGAGAATATCCTGGACCCAAGGCTGCTCCTGGCCTTCCAGAAGAA GGAGCACGAGAAGGAAGCACAGAACCGAAAGAGAGGCAAGAGGCCAAGGGGCCGGCCGAGGAAGCACACCGTGATGGCCTCCTGTAGCCGGCGCTCCAAGCTCAAG gaacccgatGTACCCTCCAAATCCAAATCTAGcagctcctcctcttcctccacatcGTCCTCTTCCTCGTCTGACGAAGACGATGACAGCGACCTGGATGCCAAGAGGGGCCCCCGGGGCCGCGAGACCCACCCAGTGCCCCAGAAGAAGGCGCAGATCCTGGTGGCCAAGCCCGAGCCGAAGGACCCGGTCCGGAAGAAGCGGGGCCGCAAGCCGCTGCCCCCGGAGCAGAAGGCTGCCCGCAGACCCGGGAACCTGGACAAGGTGCTCAAGACGGCCCGGAAGGACCTGGCGGCGCCCGCCGGCAAGCTGCCCCCTCCACTCAGCGCCCCCGTGGCGGGCCTGGCAGCCCTGAAGGCCCATGCCAAGGAGACGTGCGGCGGCCCCGGCAGCGTGGCCACCCCGGAGAGCCTGGCCAGCCTGATGAAGGGCATGGCGAGCAGCCCAGCCCGCGGCGGCATCAGCTGGCAGAGCTCCATCGTGCACTACATGAACCGGGTGACCCAGGGCCAGGCCGAGGCCACCAGCAGGCTGGCTCTCAAGGGCCCGGCCGCCCCCAAGTGCAGCCTTGGGCTGGACCTGAAAGTGAGGACGCAGAAGGGGGAGCTGGGGACAAACGCCCCAGGAAGCAAAGTCTCCAAGGCTCCTGGTGGCGGAGCTACAGAGCCGAAAGCCGGGAGCACAGGGGGGGCGCCCCACATGCTTGGAGGCAGCAGGGTCCCTGCCGGCTGCCTGTGCCCCCCGCCAGTTCCCAGCCAGGAGCTGAGCCTGCAGGTGTTGGACTTACAGAGTATCAAGAATGGCACGGCCGGGGTTGGCATGCTCGCCCGCCAGGCCATAAACGCCAAGGCCATCCCTTCTGCTGGGAAGGGCACCGGGGGGACCCCCAGTGTGCCCCCCGATGCCAGCAAGAGTGAGAAGCTGGTCTCCAGGGTGACATCTCTGCCCACCGCTCTGGGCAAGAGGGACTGTGTCAAGGGCAGCGCGGCCCCCGGCGGGGGCGGGCAGGAGGCCCACGCGGCCTCGGGAGAAGCCCGCCAGGTGGCCGCGCTGTCCGAGTTGAGCACCGGGGAGGAGAACAGCAGCTCCGACTCGGATCCTGACTCAGCCTTGCTCCCGAGCACTGGGCAGAGCCTCTCAGTGTCCGTCCAGACCAGCCAGGACTGGAAGCCAACCCGCAGCCTCATCGAGCAGGTTTTTGTCACCGATGTCACCGCCAACCTCATCACAGTGACAGTGAAGGAGTCACCCACCAGCGTGGGCTTCTTCAGCCTGAGACCCTACTGA